Within the Mucilaginibacter sp. CSA2-8R genome, the region TACTGGTTATGGTAGGCTGGCTCATGCTTGGGTTAATATTACACAAACTTAATAATGTAAAGGAAATTCAAGCTAATTTATTAACAGGGTAAAATAATGGCTTTAAAAATGGGTAGTTAACATTAACTGGAACACATTGCGGCGGTAGCTGGCGTCCATTTCTTTCTGATACCAAAACAGGTATCCCAATTCGGCGTCTATTTTCTTGCTAAAACGGTATCCAAACGAGCCGAACGCCCGGTTTTGGTCAAAAGCAGCATTATTTACTCTATCCTTATGCTGTATGTTTAAAAACACTTCATTTTGCACCCCTAAGTATGGTCCTCTATTGAAAGCTGTGTCTGCAATTAGCGGTATTTGAGCGCTTAAAAACAACCGGCCCCGCTGCGAAAAATGAGTAAGCTCGTCCATCACCCAGCGCTGTTCTAAACGGGTGCGAAACATCATTTCAATACTGCGTATTTTAAATTTGTAAATGTATTGCTCATAAATGCGATTTTCGTGACCATAGATGGTGGCCATGAGGTCTTCTTTTTCCCAGTCGCCTTTATAAGCATAGCCAACGGCTACCGAATGTTTTGTGGTAATGTTGTAACTCAGCGCACCGCGTAGCAGTAGTGTAGTCAGGTAATTAAAATGGTTAGATGAGCGGGTTTGTACATCGGCCAGCAAATCAAATTTTTTATTAAGTGTTTGGGTATGCGATAAAAAGAACCATCCCTGCGTTTCGGTAAGTTGGGCTTTTACAGTCCGGTTTGTAAAAATGAGGAAGAAAAAGAGTAAAAAAAATTTGATGCGTTTCATTGACCGGGCGTTGCAAGCTAAACTTATAACCAATCAATTTGTTCATGAGCTAAATAATATAAACGTCACATGAGTACAGTAAAAATTGGTTGGGCAGGTTTAGGCAACATGGGCATACCCATGGCAGGCAACTTAATAAAAGCAGGCTACCCCGTGCAGGTTTTTAATCGCACCCGCGAAAAAGAAAAACCTTTATTAGATGCAGGTGCAGAGTCTGCCGGTGGTTTATCAGCATTAGCTGCTAACAATGATATAATTTTTGTAATGGTATCTGATGATGACGCCGCCAAAAAGACGTTCAGTGCCGGGGATGGGCTGTTAGCAGATGATGTAAGCGGCAAGCTTTTCATTAACGTAAGCACGGTAGCATCAGAAACTTCGAAATATTTATATGAGCAATGCCGGCAAAAAGGCGCTAAGTTTCTAGAAACGCCGGTATCGGGTAGTGTAAAGCCGGCACAGGATGCCACTTTGATAATTTTAGTCGGTGGCGAAACAGATGCTTTTGAGCAGGCCAAACCAGTATTGGACAAGTTGGGCAAGCTTACCTTGCATCTCGGACCGGTAGGGGTGGGTAGTGCCGCTAAACTGGCGATCAATTACCTGTTAGGACTAAATTTGCAGGGTTTGGCCGAAACCGTTTTGTTTGCCAAAGCCGGAGGCGTAAAAACAGAAGATATGCTGACCATTATTAATGAGGGAGCAATAGGTAATGGTATTACGAAATTAAAATCACCAGCTATACTTAAAGGCGAGTTTCCGGCGGCATTTGCCTTAAAGCATCTTGCTAAAGATTTACGTTTGGCACGCGCGCAAGGCCTTGATGCACCGCTAAGTGAGCCGCTCTATAGCAGCTTTAAACAGGCGCAGGATGATGGTTTGGGAGACCAGGATGTAATGGCAATTTATAAACATCTGGATCAATAAGTCAAAAAATTAGTGAAATACAAAAGCAAAAATTTATTTGCTTTTGTAACAAAGTATTTAGATATTTATCTAAATATTGAAATGAATTTACTTTTTAAGGCTTTAAACGATGCCACACGACGCGAAATACTGGAGATGTTAAAAGAGAAGGATATGACGGCCGGAGAGATAGCAGACCATTTTAACATTTCAAAGCCGAGCATTTCTCATCATTTAGACCTGCTGAGACAGGCAAACCTGGTGGTATCGGTAAAAGATGGGCAGTTTATATCTTATTCGCTTAACACTACCGTGATGGATGAGATGCTCAAATGGGTTATGCAATTCACTAATCAAAAAAAATAATGATATGAAAAAGTTTACCAACCTGGATGTTGTCGCAACGTTAATCTGGCTACTACCTTTTGCCTATTTGTATAAAGTGTATCCGAGTTTGCCGGCAAAAGTGCCTTTACACTTTAACATCAATGGCAAACCCGACCGTTACGGCTCTACTCATGAATTGTTGATGAGCCTGCTGTTATTAACCGTGGTTGGAGTGGCAACAGCCTTTTTAGTAAGATTTCTGCCAAAGATAGATCCTAAAAAAATGGCTAAGTATAGTGCCGGCACTTTCCAAAAAATGTTTGTTGGGATGTCATTCCTTTTTGTAGCCATCGAAATAATGATCATTACGAGTGCAAGTCACCGTTTTGATTTTGAGAAAATATTGCTGCCGTTGTTAGGAATCTTTTTTGCGTTTTTAGGTAATATGATGTACAGCCTTAAACCTAATTACTTTGCTGGTGTACGTACCCCCTGGACATTAGAAAGTGAAGATACCTGGCGTGCTACGCATCAGCTTGCCGGTAAAATCTGGTTTGTGGGCGGCATGCTAATTACCATCATTACACTTTTTTTACCGGCAACACTGGCTCATACCGTATTTATAAGCTTAACAATAATCATGGCATTATGGCCAACCGTTTACTCTTACCTGCATTTCAAAAAACATAAACCAAATGCTGTGAACGAATAATAAACATGCAGTTGTGTAAACTCTGTATTACAATGACATTAAGAGGCATCTTCGGGGGTGCCTCTTTTGGTTTAAAACACTATTTAGGGTAAATTAAGCCTCAATTTAGTAACTATTGGTTTACATGAAAAAACTCTACTCTCTCGCGGCAGCATCGCTGGTTTGTGCGCAGTTATATGCCCAAACGCCATCGGTTAAAGGCAACTATCAGTTGGCTGCCAGGTTCTCGCCACAAAAAATACGCAAAATGGTTTTCAGTACCTCGGTCGACCCGCATTGGCTCAAAGGGTCGGACCGTTTTTGGTATATGTATGAAACCAGCAATGGCAAAAAATGGTACCTGGTAGATCCGTCAGCCCGGAGCAAGAAAGTATTGTTTGACAATGCTAAACTGGCTGCTGCAATTACACTAACTGTAAAAGATCCGTTTGATGCACAGCATCTGCCTATCGAAAATCTAAAATTTACGAAAGACGAAAAAGCAATTCAATTTGAGTTGAAGAGCACGGTTGAGCAGTTAAAAAAAGAGCGGAAAGATAAAAAAGCAGCAGATTCGCTCGAAAAAAAGACTTTTTATTTTCAGTATAATCTGCAAACCGAGCAATTGGTTGAGCTTAAAAATTACGAAAAAGTAAAGCCTAAACCAATGTGGGCATCCATAGCGCCCGA harbors:
- a CDS encoding DUF2490 domain-containing protein, which codes for MKRIKFFLLFFFLIFTNRTVKAQLTETQGWFFLSHTQTLNKKFDLLADVQTRSSNHFNYLTTLLLRGALSYNITTKHSVAVGYAYKGDWEKEDLMATIYGHENRIYEQYIYKFKIRSIEMMFRTRLEQRWVMDELTHFSQRGRLFLSAQIPLIADTAFNRGPYLGVQNEVFLNIQHKDRVNNAAFDQNRAFGSFGYRFSKKIDAELGYLFWYQKEMDASYRRNVFQLMLTTHF
- a CDS encoding NAD(P)-dependent oxidoreductase; translation: MSTVKIGWAGLGNMGIPMAGNLIKAGYPVQVFNRTREKEKPLLDAGAESAGGLSALAANNDIIFVMVSDDDAAKKTFSAGDGLLADDVSGKLFINVSTVASETSKYLYEQCRQKGAKFLETPVSGSVKPAQDATLIILVGGETDAFEQAKPVLDKLGKLTLHLGPVGVGSAAKLAINYLLGLNLQGLAETVLFAKAGGVKTEDMLTIINEGAIGNGITKLKSPAILKGEFPAAFALKHLAKDLRLARAQGLDAPLSEPLYSSFKQAQDDGLGDQDVMAIYKHLDQ
- a CDS encoding autorepressor SdpR family transcription factor, whose protein sequence is MNLLFKALNDATRREILEMLKEKDMTAGEIADHFNISKPSISHHLDLLRQANLVVSVKDGQFISYSLNTTVMDEMLKWVMQFTNQKK
- a CDS encoding SdpI family protein, whose translation is MKKFTNLDVVATLIWLLPFAYLYKVYPSLPAKVPLHFNINGKPDRYGSTHELLMSLLLLTVVGVATAFLVRFLPKIDPKKMAKYSAGTFQKMFVGMSFLFVAIEIMIITSASHRFDFEKILLPLLGIFFAFLGNMMYSLKPNYFAGVRTPWTLESEDTWRATHQLAGKIWFVGGMLITIITLFLPATLAHTVFISLTIIMALWPTVYSYLHFKKHKPNAVNE